A stretch of DNA from Arachis hypogaea cultivar Tifrunner chromosome 19, arahy.Tifrunner.gnm2.J5K5, whole genome shotgun sequence:
ACTGAATTTTTATCATCCTCTACAATCTGACTTTTTTTACTCCAAATTCTTAGattctataaataaaaaaaaattgctactaaatttaaaaaaattgttcatTTTATATATTAGAGTGTATTTGAAAAGTTTTTTGACGtgagaaaataattttattatattaaaaatattttatttaaaatttaatttcatgttttgaaattattttaatatatttgtagaattaaatttaattttttaatttgaaataatttttatattagtgAAATTCTCTTATTTTACAACTTtacttttgaaaaaattatttttactaaacacTCACttataaataagaatatttttgacatttcaaatattaaatttgGATCTTAtaagaatttatttaaaaatcatatctcttttgatctaatttataaatgataaaaatatgAGAATTGAAATTCTCAAATGAAGTAAAAGTCTAAAACTACTCATTTTTATGTGTTTCAAAACAAGGgggaaaaatttatttttaagtaaATTCAAATTTAGTGttccaaataaattttaaaaattaaaaattttaatctctTAGTCTTACAACAGTTTAATTATAACTATCATCTGACCATATTATGatagaaaatataattaaattttttatttatttaaaactgTAATACAagtcaaagaaaaataaagaatcttCTATAAAAATAGCTTTGAATTGCTAACCTTAATTAGTTTTCCATTTATGGGAATTAAACTATCAACCATAAATTCTTGGTAGCCCATCAATGTTAGCCTAGGTAACTGTTGCAAAGGTACATTATACATAATTACATAGTCTATAGTCTATAGGTATAGCATATAGGATCCTTACACTTAAATGGGACCAGCACACACCACAACTGAAGGTTACAACATTTTTctcaaaatgttaaaaaaaaatctaataattcatttttttacCCCTCTGGTGACCTTTTGTCATAGCCCATTTTTAGCCATGGAATTTAGCATGGATATCCACGTCATCACACACAATATGCCTGACATTTCAGTTTCCTTTCATTTTGGTACATACAACCCACACACCCATACTCCATGATTGAATAAAACCACAAAATTATACCCTATGTAAATGCTTCACTTTTattgtaataaataataatatattttttttttactttttgaattACTGAATAGtttgttgataaaaaaaaattatgacagctaaaaaaatattttttattaaatattatcaaataatataatatttaacagTAAATAATATAATGTATATGATaacttagtattttattttacttgtaaaTAATCATCTCAAACCTAAAacatatacataaaatatattagaGAAATGAAGAGAtatataaaaataagtaaaacatctatattttatatcaaaatctcatcatttattttatttagttaaagGGTTTTTTAATACGATAAACATGTTcagattatcaattaaaaaaatataaaaatatttaaattttatatatttattatataattattaaaataaaaaattttaataataactaaacctttatctaaaatataaatataataaaataaatataaaatcatatttttttatatttttttctatcgTAAGACAATTATTAAAACAACACAACCCAAATTTACaataattatatattgtatattaatttttaataaataacaacTAACAAACACCATAAATTTTAACCCCATCCATAAGTttacatttctttctttctttgtttttttgcgGCATTTTGTGTAAAAATCATGACCCTCACATCCCTCACATTATCCTCTAACCACCACCATCTTCTTCCATTCTCCTCCGTGCGCCACTGCCGCCGCCACCACCAACTCCGAACCTCCGACACAACCCTCTTTGCTCCACCACAACACTGGAACAACAACAGCAGCCTTAGCTTTGTGAAGCAGACAACAACGAAAGACACTTCTCATAATAATGTCCGGTTTTTGtgctctcctcctcctcttcttgctGTTCCCGTCAGCTTGAGTCAAAGGGTATCTAGGTTTGTTGTGCCACGTGGCGTTCCTGTGGATGATCTTTTCTACAATGGCGGAGCCACCGTGGCTGTTCTTGGTGGCGCTTATGCTCTTGTGTCTGCTTTTGATGTTCTCACTCATAGGAACATTCTCAACCAGGTATGACCCTCAAAGTTCACAGCTTCCTTGCTTGCATGTGCTCAATGAAGAAGGCCAATGAATCCATTTATGTTTGAATTTGGGTTTTTGTTTGGTGATGAGCAAAATTGAGCTTGTTGCATTTGGATATGGAAATTGGTTGCAGGGTTTGAGCAGAAAACTGGTCCATATAATGTCCGGTTTGCTTTTTCTAGCTTCTTGGCCAATTTTCAGGTACCCattttttaattctaataaaGATTGAATCTTTAATTTGACATTCATTGTGGTGGGAATTGGCCTATTGGAGGGTTTCTGTTAATTGGGAAAAAAATCACTGTATGATGAGTGGTTGCAAATGTTTCTCGAACGCACATTAAAAAGTTATTTTGATTGGTTTGTTTGAAGGCGGAGACTCACAAGCAGTTATGTCTTCGTGcgaaattgatagttaaaaactATTAGacgataatttagtcaaatatgtcAAATCATCTGAAcattttcaactatcaacttcttgtttgaatttgaaagttcTAATGCTGATGCTATTAATGGTAGGATAGCAACTCCACTGAGGCTCGTTACTTTGCTGCATTTGTTCCATTTGTAAACTTTTTGAGGCTTTTGGCGAATGGTCTCTCACTGGCTTCTGATGAAGGACTGATTAAATCCGTGACTAGAGAAGGAGATCCGAAGTAATTGTTGtccttattcaatttaattcattgTCACGTTTTGTTGGCTTTATTTGGTTCAATGAAGTAGTTGTAGAAAGCAATGGACAAGTTCTTAAGCATTTATGGTTCATTACTCACCATTTCATACATGCAGAGAATTGCTGAGGGGTCCCCTGTATTATGTTCTGATGCTGATGTTATGTGCTCTTGTTTTCTGGCGTGAGTCTCCAATTGGGGTGGTCTCGTTGGCAATGATGTGTGGAGGGGATGGTATTTTCACAACAATTTTGTAACattttgcaatttaaattttgtcttttaGTTACCAATTTGTCTAATTCAGACTTTGGTGAATTTATGGTGTTTTTCATCAGGTGTAGCTGATATCCTTGGTAGAAGATTTGGATCCATGAAAATTCCGTACAATCAGAAGAAGAGTTGGGCTGGTAGCATATCCATGCTTGTCTTTGGATTCTTGGTTTCAATAGGGTGTGTTACATGCTTCTTATCTAACTCTTTTTAACGGCTCATCTTCCTTAAACGCTCTTTACTAAGTACCGAGTATTGTACTCTTTGTTAAATAAACAAATCTTAACTCTCCATTTATTATATTTCATCTCAATGACtcagatttaaaatttagaacttacagcttaggatttagaattgaaGGTTTTGGATTTCAGAATTTTAGTGTCTAGAgtttattatttatggttaatgATTTAAGGTTTAAGTTTTAAACTTTAGAGTTCAAAGTGTGTTGCACTCTTTATTTTCACCGGAACGCATTAACATTCAACACAATGACACATTTTCTTGCACTTGCCAAAAAAAGGTTTTATACAAAAATCTAATCATATATCGCCACAtctcaaaaaataattatctttcaaAAGACTATCTAAATTTGATTATTTAACAATGTAAAAAGTGTATTAAAATTGAACTGGTATATAATTTGCTAATGTTGCATGCAGGATGCTGTACTATTATTCAGTAGCAGGACTAATGCAGTTAAATTGGGAGAGCACAGTGTCAAGAGTTGCTGTTGTTTCATTAGTGGCAACAATTGTAGAGTCCCTTCCAGTTACTAAGGTGGTAGACGACAACATATCTGTTCCACTAGCTACCATGGCAGTGGCATCTTTCACTTTCAGCCATTGACTTCATGGAATGGATCTGATGAAGTGGCATGCATACCgtttttccctttccctttttgtTTTCCACTGCAACTGCTCTAAGAAATAAATGTTGCCAGTGTTTACAATCATTATCCAGATTGGAAAGGGATTATATTTGTATAGGAGAAAACAGATGTCATGTCATGGAGGCTTTTTAATGAGATGGGAAATTGGGAAGGGAtaaagttttcttctttttcctttttcttttttttttcttatttaagtttatttttttagaGATCTTTTGGTATTATTCTTGTTTTCTTTAAAGAACTCATATCTTTTGTTTATTCAACCGGTATAGTTTAATCCCAAATCTTTAACATAATtcaaaactatttttaatattgagAGATCCGAGTTACCAGGACATGTAGCTGAATTTTAACCGCAAATAGTTAACATTATTCAATACCTTATATTTTATAATGATGCTATATGTACACTAATTAGTGTACTAAAGTTATacaagtataaaatatatgttgtaatataaatatatattaaaaatattaaaaataaattaaattatgtatgtatttatatgCAAATATATTGGtaactgattttaatgtacaaataatatttttgtatattatataagaatactacaaatagtatttttgtatattatataaGAATACTAAAGAAAATTTAATATCCgtgaaattttcataatttgtttgattttaaagtgGAATATCATCTTGCTCTATTTTTCTCTAAGCTATATTCATAGCAAATTTTGTTTGCAGGTTGAGATTAGTTTTGAGAATAAAATATGACGTTGAGTACTACACTTTTTGGAGTTTTCATGTTTGCGTGTCAAACACATTTCGAGCATGATACTATTAACATTCGTTTGATATGCATGTTTTCTGTGTCCAACCGTgttttaatgaaaaataaaaaattcttcttttaATATGTTTAAATACATCTAAATAACATTACATGTAAGTGTATTTaaccttattcttaacatgtattcttaaaatgagtttaaaaattatatatatatatatatatattaaaataaaaaaatttaaatactttatataatttaaaaaaacattaaaaacagttaaaaaattaatttatattttaatattaataaaatctcaaaatatcattacaatttatctaaaaaatactttatattttatatgcatGTCATGTCGTatcttacaaaaatttaaaatttgtgtatCTCTTATTCTATATCATGTCATATCGTGTTCCGTATCCGTGTCAATGTCCGAGCACCAGGATAAGACATTGAGAACATGACACAAAAGACagacacaaaaattaatatttgtgtattatttagtaataaaataaatataaaataaatcataaaaaatctaatttattcttattttctttttcgtacaaaattaaaaagaaaaataaaatgataaaaaattaataaaaataacaaaaataaaaacaagttaTATCTCTTAATAGCATGTCCATGTCACTTTGTCAAGAAAGACACAACATATACTAAGGCTGTGTTTGGAAGAGAGACGGAGTCTGAGAAGGAAATGAAGAGCGAGAGACTAAATTAAgtatttgtattgtgtttgatgTAAAATATATAAGTATACTAGACTGAGTTATATCTCAGTATTAtatttagtttaagataaatataaagatagatggataaatttaaaatttaaaaaaggatatttttgaaagaaaaatgttattaaagtttctcCGTCCctatagcgtttgttttgaggtactggaaCGGAGATTgggactcagtatcatgtttgttgatcCAGAGAGTGGtactaaaattttagtctttGTCTTCAAAATTTCAATACCTCCAAAAAGTGAGGACATAGGGATTGAAATTTTTAGGgatagagactgaaactttaataacattctatacctaaaatatccccatttcaattaattaattctaactttaccctttgtgcaaattaaattagaacttcattcttatttcaatctctgactcccactttacaccaaacacaatactaaaaCTTATTTTAGTCTCTATTTTTCAATCTTTGCCTATCTACCAAACACTACCTAAGGAATTGCAATTTTGTGTCATAAGACTAAAATTCTCTAACCATCGTCACAATACTAAGTTCTGGTACTCTAATTTCAATCTTAATCTCTAAAAACAACCATACTAAGCTCTGGTACTCTAATTTCAATCTtaatctctaaaaacaaacgctacctaatttAGTGTTTCAAAATACAATATCATAATCTATATCTCATCCGTCAAAGATAATTTTATATCTCAATATCATTGTCCCAATGTTTCGTATTGATAAACAAACACAGGCTTAATGAACTCAATGTTACTAAGAAAACTTGCAATCAAGTGTATTTTCTTTACTCATAAACTACAAAACACATTAGAGTATATAAACTGGCTGGAATGGCCAAAAATGTGATCTAATTTCTACTCAAGTACAGTCAAGAACATTTTCATTCAATCCCTAAAACTATATTGCCTcactatataaaattatttacagttttcctAAGGGCCAATTCATCCTTTTCATCTTGAAACTTCAGGTTGGCTTCACCTTGTGATCAATGGCTGAAGCAACGATacaaattgagcaatttaattcaattattcATATGCTAtataatataagtatataactaaAATTTGCTATCACCTCGTAACTCAGAAGatattatttagaaaaaaaaaaataataactgaatttttttttcttacagAGTATTGATTCCAACCCTCCAACAAAGCCTACAATAAGAACATCGTCCACATTTTTATCATATATCCCATTGAAGCATATGAAAGAGATTGGAAAAATCATGACAAACTCAACTAAGCTGTAGTGAGGAATTAGCTTTGCACCAGATTTCAGCAGAACTTAATCTGCaacttcattttttcttttgacGAATAATTTTGATTGTTGAGCAGTCAAACTGTTTTTGTAATTCCTTGCTGAACACTACAAAGATAGCAGAAAGAATATTTTTCTCAACCAGAATGAATTCACCGGTTTTGAAGCCCTTCGATCGCCTTTTTCCACTGATGTGCTCTTTGCTTTGCATCCTCGAATGACATCACCTTTTTCGGCTGCATAGTTACACTTAGTAAGAAGTACatgaaataaatttcaaaaacaaaatagaTTTAAGATGCCTACAGATAAAAAAACAAACTCAACATTTTTTAGAACATTTGGCAGTGCATCTTGCAATCATAATTTCGAAATTGGAGGAAGCATCTGTCGACATCATTCAAATCTTGAAGTCTAACACCTAGCCTCTATTTACTGCTTTCTGTATTTGTAATAGTGCGAGTTGTATAACAAGATATTCCGGAAAAGAGAATGCTTACTGTGCATATCTTGAAATTTGATGGACTAATCACTTGGATGCTTAAATCATTTGGATTATCAGACCATATTATATTTCCCTTGACAATTAGCTTCGACGGGTCCACATAGATCAACTTTGGTTTGTTAGTTAGGATAAGCTGCACCTTCTTGCTCGTTAGTTTCTGTATTTTCTTCACCATAGAGATCATAAGTACAGATTCCCCAGGTTCCAAAAATTGTTGCCTGTTAAATGCAAACATTTTCTATAGGTAACTGCGGACATGCAAAAATAC
This window harbors:
- the LOC112779409 gene encoding probable phytol kinase 1, chloroplastic isoform X2, translating into MTLTSLTLSSNHHHLLPFSSVRHCRRHHQLRTSDTTLFAPPQHWNNNSSLSFVKQTTTKDTSHNNVRFLCSPPPLLAVPVSLSQRVSRFVVPRGVPVDDLFYNGGATVAVLGGAYALVSAFDVLTHRNILNQDSNSTEARYFAAFVPFVNFLRLLANGLSLASDEGLIKSVTREGDPKELLRGPLYYVLMLMLCALVFWRESPIGVVSLAMMCGGDGVADILGRRFGSMKIPYNQKKSWAGSISMLVFGFLVSIGMLYYYSVAGLMQLNWESTVSRVAVVSLVATIVESLPVTKVVDDNISVPLATMAVASFTFSH
- the LOC112779409 gene encoding probable phytol kinase 1, chloroplastic isoform X1, whose protein sequence is MTLTSLTLSSNHHHLLPFSSVRHCRRHHQLRTSDTTLFAPPQHWNNNSSLSFVKQTTTKDTSHNNVRFLCSPPPLLAVPVSLSQRVSRFVVPRGVPVDDLFYNGGATVAVLGGAYALVSAFDVLTHRNILNQGLSRKLVHIMSGLLFLASWPIFSNSTEARYFAAFVPFVNFLRLLANGLSLASDEGLIKSVTREGDPKELLRGPLYYVLMLMLCALVFWRESPIGVVSLAMMCGGDGVADILGRRFGSMKIPYNQKKSWAGSISMLVFGFLVSIGMLYYYSVAGLMQLNWESTVSRVAVVSLVATIVESLPVTKVVDDNISVPLATMAVASFTFSH